The proteins below come from a single Melospiza melodia melodia isolate bMelMel2 chromosome 12, bMelMel2.pri, whole genome shotgun sequence genomic window:
- the LOC134423738 gene encoding mucin-4-like, translated as MGTRAWTLSTLLGCCAWILHGLGAVTAVPVTTDGSFTVGTAFPMTTEDEWPQTTERSATAADAETFPPWTEMDPVMATSEYSPSVPALGNETKALNMTQSNEGRSAAPNMATTAAAITAQHPAVTPEVVQDEPEVPPDVPLGTTPVLEDVKEGITTDPSPGTASLHSTPPLAVTWAPQPTAGVTVLPGQGMSTAQGAVQEGEILPEGIQSEASASSLDSSPGVGELLPAQQDGAVGGDEGINPEPAGETAPAGEESPLPSESGDPGDAIKGELSTASSSHLPAESPVLSGAVESPGKSSLLPGPVTSLAPSDGGDGDGQGVPGMPSDAPGSASPPAASRAPAAPEETEDAATSVPAPGAPTEAQSDTNLPVSAAALPAGDVGAVDLPSPSLQPAPWQTPTGEQALLLPDALTPPTDTPSAPGDAHPAPEAGASTLPDADAAAQTPASPDLAVAPEVAVSPSPGESQPAGAPQDADGLGTGLSSDSGTPSSAPSVPDGLAWPSAGIQGQGAEGTGDMALAEGSGDASPYEDTQSDTSPPALQPSGSPADNGELLTGGSEDLANAELSPPSALGDGTETATGGAPALGQVSSSSSAPPSNAGMESDLSGPEGPGDLPSESASAPGAVSPALGSVAGPVSEAETPVSPDLSAAQGAPGSPSFGGSEPRGAAAGAPGAAGLPGVQGPDTDSTSAWGTPSSAAHEPVGAPSPGLGDQPGTDVELPAAEGQGASVAEPAVEGAGSGMESEPSLSSTAGSGAAAAGMDQVPSAGSPTGITSPNDVAAPSVSRGDEAEPISSAAPGPDSLSPAPPEGETGPGLGLVQGAESAGDVAQAGNPESENPNMETSPSAVGPQQDLTNTGELPAEETGNVVPAELSPPSALGDGTETATGGAPALGQVSSSSSAPPSNAGMESDLSGPEGPGDLPSESASAPGAVSPALGSVAGPVSEAETPVSPDLSAAQGAPGSPSFGGSEPRGAAAGAPGAAGLPGVQGPDTDSTSAWGTPSSAAHEPVGAPSPGLGDQPGTDVELPAAEGQGASVAEPAVEGAGSGIESEPSLSSTAGSGAAAAGMDQVPSAGSPTGITSPNDVAAPSVSRGDEAEPISSAAPGPDSLSPASPEGETGPGLGLVQGAESAGDVAQAGNPESGNPNMETSPSAVGPQQGEVPGADSSPGSASPSGDVAASSVSDPSSLGALGDADSAAGGVQPALGAGTGVLPAAGEGASEGAGVVGSTGQSQAPPGMGPAGSESLDGETGGVLQSASSSSSTEGSSSPGRMGEAADEKGLPGATAAGAGLNTGLGAAGPQEASVSAPGSQSGANTELSNGKLSEVDVVEVPGGASVNGGPSPGASLVPAAPDNSGASSGMITSVPGSVPLPGQGLSSGLAPNSAPSTQSGSSPLLPGSPGGLPEAAGGAQSWSLEDDVASGMPAPLGEASPHAPTFPNAAPAPPSAPQRGNSAEEVSASPGPLALPAVPLYAYGARENDQEYVERKVDFNSPLFKPETGFPFGRTLRSSLYFTDNGQIIFPASDNNVLTYPNPPASGFNGHEEVPMIAVFWDNADFSRGVGTTFYQEFSTLNTAKPPFVRDVEAKVRRYLRSSYSAAWTLKITWEKAPVHAARTDTRKTITYQAVLTTDGFRSYILMLYQDRGMQWDYTRLPSTNVLIGYTSGDGFYHNDDLTKRPPAAKYRPDQFRGYNTDLRGLWIYKLESRVGTNYRLKCLAWTGQQQEPQAWSQGLPTCPCSLQQGQQDPRFKSSRGGKWGARVSMLHSASPNQHGAGVRCLYDSQDQLIEGRQERYWRNSRQASPYRDQELKLYDWCCNRAGSAHLCARYSEKRPKIGCDGYQSPSTDSSEEAENDSDEQIDGEDK; from the exons ATGGGGACCAGGGCATGGACGCTCTCCACGCTGCTGGGATGCTGCGCATGGATTCTGCACG GGCTTGGGGCTGTTACTGCTGTCCCCGTCACCACCGATGGGTCCTTCACTGTGGGGACAGCCTTCCCCATGACAACAGAGGACGAGTGGCCCCAAACCACAGAGAGGAGTGCCACAGCAGCTGATGCTGAGACCTTCCCTCCCTGGACTGAGATGGACCCGGTGATGGCAACGAGCGAGTACAGCCCTTCAGTGCCAGCTTTAGGGAATGAGACCAAGGCTCTGAACATGACTCAGAGTAATGAGGGAAGATCTGCTGCTCCCAATATGGCCACAACTGCTGCTGCCATCACTGCACAGCACCCCGCTGTCACCccagaagtagtgcaagatgaaCCAGAGGTCCCTCCTGATGTCCCTCTCGGGACCACCCCTGTCCTTGAGGATGTGAAGGAGGGCATCACTACAGACCCCAGTCCTGGCACTGCATCCCTGCACAGCACCCCTCCCCTGGCAGTCACCTGGGCGCCACAGCCAACTGCTGGTGTCACTGTGCTGCCCGGCCAAGGGATGAGCACTGCCCAGGGAGCAGTGCAGGAAGGTGAGATCCTGCCTGAAGGTATCCAAAGTGAAGCCAGTGCCAGCTCCTTGGACTCCAGTCCTGGCGTGGGGGAGCTGCTTCCAGCCCAGCAGGATGGAGCAGTTGGTGGGGATGAGGGCATTAACCcagagccagcaggagaaacggccccagctggtgaggaaagtCCCTTGCCTTCAGAATCCGGAGATCCAGGAGATGCAATAAAGGGTGAACTCAGCACAGCCAGCTCATCCCACCTACCTGCAGAGAGCCCAGTGCTGTCAGGAGCAGTGGAAAGCCCTGGGAAGTCCTCCCTCCTCCCCGGCCCGGTCACTTCGCTGGCACCATccgatggtggggatggggatgggcagGGAGTTCCCGGGATGCCATCAGACGCTCCTGGTTCAGCCTCGCcgcctgcagccagcagggcacCAGCGGCGCCCGAGGAAACAGAGGACGCTGCCACCTCCGTGCCGGCACcaggggctcccactgaggcACAGAGCGACACCAATCTCCCGGTCTCGGCCGCTGCCCTGCCCGCAGGGGATGTGGGAGCTGTGGATCTGCCCAGTCCATCCCTCCAGCCTGCCCCATGGCAGACCCCCACTGGAGAgcaggcactgctgcttcctGATGCTCTGACACCCCCCACAGACACCCCCAGTGCTCCTGGGGATGCTCACCCAGCCCCAGAGGCTGGAGCCAGCACCCTGCCTGACGCTGATGCTGCAGCACAGACACCAGCAAGTCCTGACCTCGCTGTTGCCCCAGAAGTAGCCGTGTCTCCATCTCCTGGGGAGTCACAGCCAGCTGGAGCTCCCCAGGATGCTGATGGActtggcactggcttgagttcaGATTCAGGTACCCCCAGCTCAGCACCTTCTGTACCTGATGGACTGGCCTGGCCCAGTGCTGGGATCCAGGGCCAGGGAGCTGAGGGGACGGGGGACATGGCACTGGCAGAAGGGTCAGGGGATGCCAGTCCCTATGAAGATACCCAGAGTGACACGAGTCCTCCAGCCCTTCAGCCCTCAGGATCGCCTGCTGATAATGGAGAGCTGCTGACCGGAGGATCAGAAGACTTGGCAAATGCTGAACTTTCCCCTCCATCAGCACTTGGGGATGGAACAGAAACAGCAACAGGAGGAGCCCCGGCTCTGGGACAAGTGTCCTCATCTAGTTCTGCACCTCCCAGCAATGCTGGAATGGAGTCTGATCTCTCAGGGCCTGAAGGACCAGGGGACCTGCCCAGTGAATCTgccagtgctcctggggctgtgtccccagccctggggtctGTCGCTGGCCCTGTGTCTGAGGCAGAGACACCAGTGAGCCCTGACctcagtgctgcccagggagcaccTGGGTCTCCATCCTTTGGAGGGTCAGAGCCACggggagcagcagctggtgctcctggggcagcaggacTCCCTGGGGTCCAAGGGCCAGACACCGACTCCACTTCAGCGTGGGGTacccccagctcagcagctcaTGAACCAGTGGGAGCCCCCTCACCTGGCCTTGGGGACCAGCCTGGCACAGatgtggagctgccagcagcagaagggcaaggagccagcGTGGCAGAGCCAGCAGTGGAAGGAGCAGGCAGCGGGATGGAGTCTGAGCCATCCCTGAGCTCCACTGCAGGgagtggagcagcagcagctgggatggatCAAGTGCCCAGTGCTGGTTCCCCAACTGGTATTACCTCTCCCAATGATGTGGCAGCACCTTCTGTGTCAAGGGGTGATGAAGCAGAACCCATCTcatctgcagcccctggccctgacagtctgtccccagcccctccagaAGGTGAAACTGGCCCAGGGCTTGGTCTGGTGCAGGGGGCTGAGAGTGCAGGGGATGTAGCACAGGCAGGAAACCCAGAGAGTGAAAATCCCAACATGGAGACAAGTCCTTCAGCTGTCGGCCCTCAGCAGGACCTCACTAACACTGGAGAGCTGCCAGCAGAAGAAACCGGGAATGTCGTGCCTGCTGAACTTTCCCCTCCATCAGCACTTGGGGATGGAACAGAAACAGCAACAGGAGGAGCCCCGGCTCTGGGACAAGTGTCCTCATCTAGTTCTGCACCTCCCAGCAATGCTGGAATGGAGTCTGATCTCTCAGGGCCTGAAGGACCAGGGGACCTGCCCAGTGAATCTgccagtgctcctggggctgtgtccccagccctggggtctGTCGCTGGCCCCGTGTCTGAGGCAGAGACACCAGTGAGCCCTGACctcagtgctgcccagggagcaccTGGGTCTCCATCCTTTGGAGGGTCAGAGCCACggggagcagcagctggtgctcctggggcagcaggacTCCCTGGGGTCCAAGGGCCAGACACCGACTCCACTTCAGCGTGGGGTacccccagctcagcagctcaTGAACCAGTGGGAGCCCCCTCACCTGGCCTTGGGGACCAGCCTGGCACAGatgtggagctgccagcagcagaagggcaaggagccagcGTGGCAGAGCCAGCAGTGGAAGGAGCAGGCAGTGGGATTGAGTCTGAGCCATCCCTGAGCTCCACTGCAGGgagtggagcagcagcagctgggatggatCAAGTGCCCAGTGCTGGTTCCCCAACTGGTATTACCTCTCCCAATGATGTGGCAGCACCTTCTGTGTCAAGGGGTGATGAAGCAGAACCCATCTcatctgcagcccctggccctgacAGTCTGTCCCCAGCCTCTCCAGAAGGTGAAACTGGCCCAGGGCTTGGTCTGGTGCAGGGGGCTGAGAGTGCAGGGGATGTAGCACAGGCAGGAAACCCAGAGAGTGGAAATCCCAACATGGAGACAAGTCCTTCAGCTGTCGGCCCTCAGCAGGGTGAAGTGCCTGGTGCAGATTCCTCACCTGGTTCAGCCTCTCCCAGTGGTGATGTCGCAGCATCCTCTGTTTCAGATCCCTCCAGCCTGGGTGCACTGGGAGACGCAGACAGTGCTGCTGGAGGTgttcagcctgccctgggtgctggcACTGGGGTCCTTCCTGCTGCAGGAGAAGGGGCAAGTGAAGGGGCTGGTGTTGTAGGATCCACAGGGCAGTCCCAGGCTCCTCCTGGAATGGGACCAGCTGGTTCAGAGAGCCTTGATGGAGAAACGGGAGGTGTGTTGCAGTCTGCATCTTCTTCCTCATCTACAGAGGGGTCTTCATCACCTGGGAGGATGGGCGAGGCTGCTGATGAAAAAGGCCTTCCTGGAGCTACTGCAGCTGGTGCTGGCTTGAACACAGGCCTGGGGgctgctggccctcaggaagcctctGTGTCTGCCCCTGGATCCCAAAGTGGTGCCAATACTGAACTTTCCAATGGAAAACTGAGCGAGGTCGATGTGGTGGAGGTGCCTGGAGGAGCCTCGGTGAATGGGGGACCTTCCCCTGGTGCCAGCCTGGTCCCAGCGGCTCCAGACAACAGCGGTGCTTCCAGTGGCATGATCACCTCGGTGCCTGGCTCTGTGCCTCTCCCTggacaggggctgagctcggggctggCACCCAACTCTGCCCCAAGCACCCAGAGTGGGAGCAGCCCCCTGCTGCCAGGGTCACCAGGGGGGCTGCCAGAAGCAGCTGGTGGTGCTCAGTCGTGGTCTCTTGAAGATGACGTGGCCTCAGGCATGCCGGCACCTTTGGGAGAAGCGTCCCCTCATGCTCCCACATTCCCCAACGCTGCCCCAGCACCGCCTTCTGCTCCACAGAGAGGGAATTCTGCAGAGGAGGTGTCTGCCAGCCCTGGGCCTCTGGCAC TTCCAGCTGTGCCCCTTTATGCATATGGAGCAAGGGAAAATGATCAGGAGTACGTGGAAAGGAAAGTGGATTTTAATTCTCCACTTTTCAAGCCCGAGACTGGATTCCCATTTGGGAGAACTCTGCGCAGCTCTCTCTAC TTCACAGACAATGGACAGATCATTTTCCCAGCCTCGGACAACAATGTCCTCACGTACCCCAACCCTCCTGCCAGTGGCTTCAATGGCCACGAAGAGGTCCCCATGATCGCTGTGTTTTGGGACAACGCTGACTTCTCCAGAGGTGTTGGCACCACCTTTTACCAG GAGTTCTCCACCCTCAACACGGCCAAGCCGCCCTTTGTCCGTGATGTGGAAGCGAAGGTCCGGCGCTACCTGAGGTCCTCCTACTCTGCAgcctggaccctgaaaatcaccTGGGAGAAGGCACCTGTGCACGCAGCACGGACTGACACCCGGAAG ACTATCACGTACCAGGCTGTCCTGACCACTGATGGCTTCAGGTCCTACATCCTGATGCTGTACCAGGACAGAGGCATGCAGTGGGATTACACCAGGCTCCCTTCCACCAATGTGCTCATCGGCTACACCAG TGGGGATGGCTTTTACCACAATGATGACCTGACTAAGAGACCTCCAGCTGCCAAATATCGCCCTGACCAGTTCAGGGGCTACAACACAG ACCTCCGTGGGTTGTGGATTTACAAACTGGAGAGCCGCGTGGGCACCAACTACCGGCTGAAGTGCCTGGCATGgacggggcagcagcaggagccccaggcatggagccagggcctgcccacctgcccctgctccctgcagcaagGGCAGCAGGACCCACGCTTCAAGAGCAGCCGTGGAGGCAA GTGGGGTGCCCGTGTCTCCATGCTGCACTCGGCCTCCCCCAACCAGCACGGCGCCGGCGTGCGCTGCCTGTACGACAGCCAGGACCAGCTCATCGAGGGCAGGCAGGAGAGGTACTGGAGGAACTCCAGGCAGGCGTCACCCTACCGTG accaggagctgaaGCTGTATGACTGGTGCTGTAATCGGGCGGGCAGTGCCCACCTCTGCGCCCGCTACAGCGAGAAGAGGCCGAAGATTGGCTGTGATGGATACCAGTCCCCCAGCACGG ATTCCTCTGAGGAGGCAGAGAATGACTCAGATGAGCAGATAG ATGGAGAGGACAAGTAA